One segment of Manihot esculenta cultivar AM560-2 chromosome 4, M.esculenta_v8, whole genome shotgun sequence DNA contains the following:
- the LOC122723569 gene encoding uncharacterized protein LOC122723569 translates to MKVPEFKGNNNAEEYIEWERKTEQIFECHNYTEEKKSHIAAVEFTGYASFWWDQLKSTRRNKGLRAVPPWDYLKELMRQRFIPSYYYRDLYNRLARLVQGGKSVEEYHKEMEMMMARAHIEEDEQMLMSRFLGGLNHYIAEELDMYQYNTMEDMVDKAMKIERRHKGRNNLKLTYKSSNSGGGFPGYRSEEKKDYKSPIQGGKDSVATNKGPSQGNNKEPSGTSNSSNPSREIKCFKCLGKGHIASQCPNKRVMIATADGGVVSDSDHSDNEIDANMTELIDARGEMLVARRALNIQVKEESLEQRENIFHTRCLVNGKVCTLIIDGGSCTNVASVYMVEKLGLASIKHPKPYRLQWLNDCGEVKVTRQVVIPFSIGRYKDEILCDVVPMQASHMLLGRPWQYDRKVQHDGFNNKYSFTHEGQKVILAPLSPQEVYADQIKIEKMQEGRAKQTFYVRAREVKSAISLGQPVLLIRYKEILFTDTDINLYCLPSSFKSMMHEFTDVFPDELPSGLPPLRGIEHQIDFIPGSSIPNRPAYRSNPMETKEMQRQIDELMEKGLKDGTWRMCVDCRAVNKITVKYRHPIPRLDDMLDELHGARYFTKIDLMSGYHQIRMKPGDEWKTAFKTKYGLYEWLVMPFGLSNAPSTFMRLMNHVLRAYLGKFVVVYFDDILIYSRSLDEHIEHVRLVLQVLRKESLYAKLKKCTFCIDRLVFLGFVVSAQGIEVDEEKVKVIKEWPIPKSISDVRSFHGLASFYRRFVRDFSTIAAPLTGIIKKEVGFKWGEEQQKAFDSLKGKLTSAPILSLPNFDKTFEIECDASGIGIGAVLMQEKKPIAYFSEKLNGAHLNYSTYEKELYALVRALDVWQHYLLPKEFVIHTDHESLKHLKGQGKLNKRHGKWVEFIEQFPYVIKYKHGKDNVVADALSRRYALINVMSSKLLGFEHVKDLYINDVDFGNVFVACKHGAFNSFYRHDGYLFKGKKLCVPRCSMRDLLVLESHCGGLMGHFGVHKTYDTLFEHFYWPSMRKDVEKVCASCIACRQAKSKSMPHGLYMPLPVPSSPWMDISMDFVLGLPRTRRGRDSIFVVVDSIHSSTGFSPFELVYGFNPLTVLDLVPLPLHELASLDGTKKAELVKSLHEKARSNIEKRNKVYADRANRRRKKVVFVPGDWVWVHFRKERFPNQRKNKLDARGDGPFQVLERINDNAYKI, encoded by the exons atgaaagttcctgaatttaaagggaataacaatgctgaagaatacattgaatgggagagaaaaactgaGCAAATCTTTGAGTGTCATAACTATACCGAGGAGAAGAAGTCTCATATTGCCGCCGTTGAGTTCAcgggttatgcctctttctggtgggatcaattgaaatccactaggaggaataagggcttaagggcagttccaccatgggactacttgaaagagttgatgcgccaaagatttattccttcgtactattatagggatttgtacaacaggttagcaagactggtgcaaggaggaaagagtgtggaagaataccacaaggagatggagatgatgatggctagggctcatattgaggaggatgagcaaatgTTGATGTCCAGGTTTCTAGGTGGCCTTAACCACTACATTGCTGAAGAACTTGACATGTACCAATACAATACCATGGAGGATATGGTTGATAAagcaatgaaaatagaaaggcgacacaagggcagaaataatcttaaactcacatacaagtcctcaaacagtggtggtggatttccaggctatagaagtgaagaaaagaaagattataAAAGCCCAATCCAAGGGGGCAAAGATTCGGTGGCCACTAACAAAGGACCTTCTCAAGGGAATAACAAGGAACCGTCAGGTACTTCTAACTCTTCTAACCCTAGTAGAgagataaaatgttttaaatgtttgggaaaaggacatattgcatctcaatgtcctaataaaagagttatgATAGCAACTGCTGATGGGGGTGTAGTGTCTGATTCTGATCATAGTGATAATGAGATAGATGCTAATATGActgaattgattgatgctc gtggtgagatgcttgttgctaggcgtgctttgaatatccaggttaaggaagaaagtcttgaacaacgggaaaacatatttcacactaggtgtttggttaatggaaaagtgtgtactctcattattgatgggggtagttgcacaaatgtggctagtgtatatatggtggagaaattgggcttggcttctattaaacatcctaagccatacagattgcaatggttgaatgattgtggtgaggttaaggttacacgccaggtggttataccattttccattggtaggtacaaggatgagatcttgtgtgatgtggtacctatgcaggcaagccatatgttgttaggtagaccgtggcaatatgatagaaaggtgcaacatgatgggttcaataacaagtactccttcactcatgaaggacagaaggttatactcgctcctttatcacctcaagaggtatatgctgatcaaataaagat agaaaagatgCAAGAGGGGAGGGCAAAACAGACTTTTTATGTGAGAGCGAGAGAGGTTAAGAGTGCTATTTCTTTAGGGCAGCCCGTGTTGCTTATAAGATATAAGGAGATTTTATTTACTGACACTGATATTAACCTTTATTgtttgccttctagttttaagtctatgatgcatgaattcactgatgtctttccagatgagctaccTAGTGGATTGCCACCGTTGAGGGGTATCGAGCATCAGATAGATTTCATACCTGGTTCTAGcattccaaatagaccagcttaccgaagcaatccaatggaaacaaaggaaatgcaaaggcaaattgatgagcttatggagaagggactg aaggatggcacttggcgaatgtgtgttgattgtagagcagttaacaagatcacagtgaagtacaggcatcctatacctcggctagatgacatgttggatgagcttcatggtgccaggtactttacaaaaattgatcttatgagtggatatcatcagattaggatgaaacctggtgatgaatggaaaactgcatttaagacaaagtatggtttgtatgaatggttagttatgccttttggtttgtccaatgcacctagtacgtttatgaggctaatgaatcatgtgttgcgtgcatacttaggaaaatttgttgttgtttactttgatgatatcttgatctatagcaggtctctcgacgaacatattgagcatgttaggttggttctgcaggttttgaggaaagagagcttgtatgctaaacttaagaagtgcacattttgtatagatagacttgttttccttggttttgttgtgagtgcacagggaattgaggtagatgaagagaaggtgaaagttataaaggagtggcctattcctaaatctatttcagatgtgaggagctttcatggccttgcaagcttttacaggaggtttgtgcgcgatttctctacgattgcagcaccactcacaggaattattaagaaggaagttgggttcaagtggggagaggagcaacagaaagcttttgactccttaaaagggaagttaacatccgctcctatattatctttacctaactttgataaaacttttgaaattgagtgtgatgcttctggcataggtattggggctgtgttgatgcaagagaagaaaccaatagcctatttcagcgagaagttgaacggagcacatctcaattattcaacctatgaaaaggagttgtatgccttggtgagagcattggacgtgtggcaacactatctcctgcccaaggagtttgtgatacatacggatcatgagtccttaaaacacttgaagggacaaggcaagttgaataagaggcatggtaagtgggttgagtttattgaacaatttccatatgtgattaagtataaGCATGGGAAAGACAATGTGGTTGCAGATGCCTTGTCTAGGAGGTATGCTTTAATTAATGTTATGAGTTCTAAATTGCTTGGTTTTGAACATGTTAAGGacttgtacattaatgatgttgatttcggcaatgtgtttgtggcttgtaagcatggagcttttaactctttttataggCATGATGGTTACTTGTTTAAGGGTAAGAAATTGTGTGTGCCCAGATGCTCTATGCGTGATTTGCTTGTGCTTGAATCTCATTGCGGGGGTTTGATGGGGCATTTTGGAGTACATAAGACTTATGACACCttatttgagcatttttattggccctCTATGCGCAAAGACGTTGAGAAAGTGTGTGCatcttgtattgcatgtagacaggccAAGTCTAAatctatgcctcatggtctttatatgcctttacctgttcctagttcaccttggatggatatttctatggactttgtgcttggcttacctaggactaggcgtggtagagatagcatatttgttgttgttgacag CATACATTCTTCTACGGGGTTTTCTCCATTTGAgcttgtttatggttttaacccactaactgtacttgatcttgttcctttACCTTTACATGAGCTTGCTAGCTTAGATGGTACAAAAAAGGCAGAATTGGTGAAGTCCTTGCATGAGAAGGCTAGGTCTAACATAGAGAAGAGGAACAAGGTGTATGCTGACAGGGCAAATAGGAGACGGAAGAAAGTGGTGTTTGTTcctggtgattgggtttgggtgcacttccgaaaggaacgatttccaaatcagaggaagaataagctggatgctcgtggtgatggtccatttcaagtcttagagcgaatcaatgacaatgcttataaaata